The genomic DNA ATGGCTGGTTTTGTGGTCACTCCTGTGGTCACCTTTTGCATTTCGAGCCTGATTTTTACCCTTTGTAACTTAGTGCTGTGGTCACTTTATGTTACAAAAAATATGTGCTGTGCGCCTTTTTGAGCAGGCCTTTTCTGATCCAACCTACACCCCTCGGAAAGTCGAATCATTTGAAAATTTGTCCTCTCCCAGGACAGAGACCTGGCGCAATCCGGTCCTGGGTTCCTGGTGGAAGGGGAGGGGGGGTACCCCCTACCCCCGGGTGGGGTCAAGTGGACCTCGACTGGCAGCGCGATCTGTGCCCCATAGTAACTGCCAACTCTTAAACATACCGCCAATTTTCCTGAAAAACCGGATAGGGTATCTTGCCTCTGAAAAATACCGTCCGGTAAATTCAGCGGAAAATGGATCAGTTATGGTCTGTAATTTAATATTGTTACATCAAGGCAATGACCAATATTCCAACCAATGAGGCTAGGCTGACCACGGCTATACCAGCACAGCCCCCATCAGGATATGGAACTTACGTTGAATGTCCTCAGCCTTCTGCCTGGCCCGTAGGCTCTCGGCCATAACAGCGGCGATCTGTGGTCCGTAATAGGCCAGAAGGTCTTGGAGGTCTTTGTATTCCCTGGGCTGTTCATACTGGTAGAAGAATTCCGGGTATCTGAGTTTGAATTGCCTCCATTCTCCGTCAAATGCCGAGTCGGACATACATACCCCTTGTATTGACAGGAAGTTTATTGAGGTTCCATCCTGATCTGCAATTTGTGGCCAGTGGCCTCAGCATATCGCTGCAAGGTCTTCATGCTGGGGTTGTGTCGGCCTGATTCAATCCTGGCTACACTGGTCTGCTTCATGCCCATGCGCTGCGCGAGCTGTTCCTGAGAGAGAC from Desulfovermiculus halophilus DSM 18834 includes the following:
- a CDS encoding helix-turn-helix domain-containing protein, with the protein product MTSLDELKKRALQNPEVKAEYERLEPEFRFASMLIEARAKAGLSQEQLAQRMGMKQTSVARIESGRHNPSMKTLQRYAEATGHKLQIRMEPQ